The sequence below is a genomic window from Harmonia axyridis chromosome 1, icHarAxyr1.1, whole genome shotgun sequence.
ATTAGTTAGATGTGATGCCAAGACACAAGAAAATTGATCAAACTGAAATTGGGAAAACGTGTGACCTATAAATAATGAAAACGTAACATGAATTGCAAAAAAGGAAAACTAAATGAATAAATACCCTTTCTCATCTTCCTCCAAAATCTCTTGCTTCACTCGCAACATTCTCATAATATTCTTAAaactaatttcagaaaaaaaattgtttctacAGCCGGTTAATCATGCAACACGGACAGAGCTTTCCGACTGCAATGGCAGCTCACAACTTCCGCCAATTCACTGACTATAAAATTTAAACGCCACTGAAGTAAAATGTACGGATAacagaaaattatcaaaaaatacaCATACccaaattcatattcttccaTAATTGATAATTCACCTTACACTaaacttaaaattaattaaatctaaCGTTAAGAACTATCCTAAAACTAGCTTAGATTAGTTCATTTTAGTGACAGTGAATGAAAGGGGAGGGGAATTCGAGGAACCATCTTGGTATTAAAGTGTATAGTTCATGAAAATTCTGCTAGGGGATAGCAATTTCGCGGTAAATTCGAAcataaaatttaatcaaaacATATAAATTTTAATCGATCCATTGTGGTTCATTTGATATATTGCTCgaataattaaattataatctgagatattatttgttatttattattatgtgaAAACATATTTGATTGAGATGTATAACTATTTTTATTAGAATCTCataaggattttttttcaataagaataatATTCGTATTAGAAAACTattctattgaaataataattttctgaagtttcaattaattttgattgattttctTCATGATATGATAAAATTGGTAATGATTCTATATAAAAAACTTTAACTTAGGAATCTATGCTTTCAAATAAGGTCAATTGAGGTTAAGTAAAATGTCAAAATACTAAAATCGAATGTTTGTGTACTAATTGTAATTTGTGAACGGATCAAAAAAATGAGATCGAAAACAAGTCATTTGAAAAGCATTCATGAATTATTTTAattgcttttatttttttttctttagattttataagaaataatcaataaatcaTGAATGCTTTTCAGACTTGCAAGGATACTTCAGATATTCTCCCTCTCTATATTCCCCAACAACTATTCCTGAAACCTACTGCAAGAATGAATGTATCCTTACAATTGCCCAACGTTGTAAAAAATGGAAAAAGTATTTCACACTTGGAAATTATGGACAAATTACGTGACCTTTTGAAACCACAAGAATTCAGCGAGTTGAAAGTATCCAAAAGTACTTTGGAATTTGTCCGTTTTGAAGCTGAAGTCGATACAAAGAAAAAACTCGAAGCAGCTGTTCTTAAACTCAATAATAAAACTATCAAACTTAAAAACTTCTCAGAACTAATGCGAGTAAAAGCTGCAATTGCCAAAAGTGATTTTCCTAGTCGTCAAGCCTGGGATAGTTTTTTTAATGAAGCTAAGGATATGGATGAATTTAAACCTGGTCAAAGACCAGATACGGTTCACATATCAAATTTACCAACAAAATGGTTTGTTCCTTACCATTTGTTGGATGAAGAAGACTTGCTGCCTTCTGAGAAACTATTCTACAAGATATTTGAGAAGTTTGGCCCAATTAGGTAAAGAGTAGGTTTTCTTCTATATAATTATTAACTAAAAATGAAAGCTTACTAATTTTGTGTCAAATATTCATCTACCTTTTCTAAGAAAATTTAGCTTTAGATGTGACAGTTcaagaataataacattttaagCATTCTTTTGATTAACAACTAGGTGCATAGATATTCCACTCTGCGATCCTTATCGTAATAAAATGAAGGACCATATATCtggaataaaaaattcttcatgGGACGACAAGTGTTTCTTTGAGGGTTATGTGCAATACAAAGACTATATgggattttcaaaatgtatgGACTACTTAAGAGACATGAAGTTGAttcataaagaagaagaagaggtttTCACCGTCAATATAAAAGTAGATTTCGATAGATCTAAACACTTGAGTGAAGCTTCAATTCGTAGAAGAGAAATAGTTCGGGACAGGCTAGTGAAGAAGCAGAGAGAAAAAGAAGAGAGGGAAATGAATGAAGTAGAGGAGAAAAAGAGAAAGGAAGAAGAGGAAAAGTATGTATATCTAAAATATTAGGTTCACTTCATTCAGTGTTCACAAGATTAGAAATAAGTTTGGGAAAAATGGAAGGGGATGTCAGTATttgttaaaattaatatttaagtcattcaaaataagttttttcaatataaagggttttccaatacaTATGATGCCATTTAAAATGATGactaattttgataaaacaattttaaaatttctgaatgtTGTTGGAGCATGTATCTTTCCATTATTGAATgccataacctactgaacacaaatgacataaggaatgtcaaaaaataaaacatagtGTTGCTGTTATAACCATTTTCAATTGTAgaatttgtattgaaaaatgcttTACTTAATTCACTCTTCTTAACACAAATCTGAAGTCAAAACCTACTGGTTTGACATACCATAAGATAAAaccatttttttaattattcccTTCAGAAAAcgaacatataaaaataaagaatgCATGTTAGAAATGTTTGATTTTTCCCATTTCGATGTATGCCATTATATCATATCGACACTAAATCATAAAGACACTCTGTATTTAAGTTTGTccatttttgattaaatttaattttttattgaaattcagaagATATTTTGCTGTTCAAAGGGTTGGTTATAGAATTAGAAAAGCTTGGTTATATTTTCCTATGTAAAAGCTAAAACTCACTTCATTATAAGCTTATAAACACAAAATTCAAATCTGGCATATAGATTCTGAGATATCgaatttcccaaaaaaaaaaattattttatctcCCAATTATAGAATTCTCATGAAATGTCCGATGAATATTTGTTTCCCTATTATGCAGCTGATTTCAATCAATTTCATGTGGTTCTGACTCTGAAACTATCGAACAGATTAACGAATTTAACCGAGATATTCTCATCTTTAACCTACTCTGAACATTTTTAAGTCTCTGACATTATCTGGAACAAGTGCTTATAAACACAAAATTCAAATCTGGCATATAGATTCTGAGATATCgaatttcccaaaaaaaaaattattttatctcCCAATTATACAATTCTCATGAAATGTCCGATGAATATTTGTTTCCCTATTATGCAGCTGATTTCAATCAATTTCATGTGGTTCTGACTCTGAAACTATCGAACAGATTAACGGCTTTAACCGAGATATTCTCATCTTTAACCTACTCTGAACATTTTTAAGTCTCTGACATTATCTGGAACAAGTGCTTAGTTACCGAAGTCACTTGTACTTGTAGGAAGAGAGAATTAACTGCCAAACAACAAAAAGAACAAAGAAGGCGACTAAGGGAAGAAAAGAGAAAAGCAGCCATTCTGGAGAAACTCAAAATAAAAAGCGCCGACGAAATAAATGCCAAAATTGCCaaagaagagaaaaaattaCTCAAGGCTCAAAGAAAGTTGGAGAGTATCAGGTTGCTTGAAGAATTGTTCAGGAGGATCAAAGTAAGTATTCTGTCGCATCCATATGAAATCTGATTTCAAACTTCGGTTTCAATATTTAGGAAAAAAGAGAAATCGAGGAAGTTAATTCTTATAACGTTGAACGAAGTAAAAATGCTGACAGTGAACTGAGAAAATACAAGTTCACTAGTGAAAAGGAACTTTTGGACCAGAAACAAAAATTGCATAACGTACTACAGGGAAGAGTCATGCTGAAGACTGTTTTGAAAGGAGGAAAACACGATTTGACATCTAGCTCTGACGAAGACATACCACCTAATAATTCAGGTGAATTCACAACTTCCGCTTTGGTTTTTCTAACACTGTTACTGTTCCTTTAAACTTTCAGGTAATCCAGACGAACTGTACCCTGTAAGAGGTTTGGATAGTGGCGACATCTATCCAGAACAATTATTGTATGGCTATCCATATCATTTGCCAGGTGTATATCCTCAAAGCATGAGAGGACATCCTGCGTTCAATTTGCTACCGACCAGAGGCAGGAGAGGATATTTTAGAGGATCTCAGTACGCTTCTGCTTCTAGAGGTAATCTATGATTAGATCTGAATTAAATTACTACgatgtcaaaaaaatgtgaaaaacacTAAAGTGAAGTCATGAGATTTGCGTCATGGTTCAAACTcatattgatataattttttgccTAAACCTTACACTGACAGCCTTTTGGACTCAAATCTGGCGTCAAAACTTCAGAATGCAATTAGGCATTCCAGATTCCAGATATTATTCAGTTTTTACTCAAATTATTTCCCACTGATACAAATAGAATCCGAATATGCAGAGGAAATTGATAAACAACCACATGCCAACTGCCGccatattgaattttatttttgacaaatGTCTTTATTGCCTAATTACTGGATTAACCTACAAAGTGGCAAGCCATGAAAACAGAATTATCTGATACTTTTGACATTATGactgagatgcatagaaaacctggtgtgtctacttatacctgtaaaactttcagacaaaacgggaggtttttcagatttatacctacttgatttcgaaggATCGCGTTTTTTTCAGATGGCgtatacatcgtttacatttgacatttctctcaattctcgactcttgtgaaccaagggcgtagatcttttttttcttggggggggataatcgaaaaaaaattttcgacgacaacttttactcatatctgtaatgttaaaaAAAGAAGGTTGATAACGAAATTtcaaccaaattactcgaaataattttttttattactaattcggttgttcttacctcaTATGGGTGTTCTCCAAttagaaaatgagaaattacttggacaattttgagaaaaaaaagtttcatgaatatgagcccacaaacgctttgctttcaatatacaggttgtttctagtgtgttgtactttttgtgatgcttatatcagtttatcaaatatttattaatcttccttacagattgggtaaataaataccaaaacttataattaaggcattcattagagcttactatcTGGACCTttgtaataatttggattttcctgaggattactagagattttttctcagaatcaatagcaaatacgacaaaactataacaaaccaaaaagtgtagtactggaccagagtttttttctacatttttctaaactaacagccattcaccaaaatatagttttggaggaaggaagcaggcatccttccagaaaaaatatcaccctgtagatttgcattcaaaattagcatatcacatggtgaaaactttaaactggccaattcaaattaaatatcttgtgaagggaaggttatacgagaaaaaaactcaaactttaacacatgtatctcaaaacaaaatgtttggggattcatattataggacttttttttttaaatgatccggaaatctgtcattttcatttgtatctccaatttaggaacaccgtgtaattacccccagtatccccccatttctacgctcttgtcgtgaactttgagtatagaacaataatattttatattctatggtctgtcattatattccattcatttgagtaaaaattcgatatgaactgaattgtaatttattgtgaatgtttgcagtgtctgaaatcagtatttcctttttaaacggcacctggTAGaaagcgggaattcgaaaaattttgaagagcgttaccttacagaactctggtgaagcagaacaccaaagcaacaggtgggtctctcaaaaagtctgaaacaaaatcgaatcagtaaacacatcaggtattctatgcatcttaattatGACATTATATCCTGAATTCAAATTTGtacattttatattgaattgatttgattggaatttttggaaaatccTTCATTAACTTGCACAATAAACTAgtgttttttatatattttttgttattggcAGGTGgttatttcaaccgaagatctAGAGGTTATAAATCTCAGTATAGGGGTGGCTATCATGGTGGACGAAACCAGTATCCTCCAGAACTTGAAGAGgaatacataaaatatttcTCGAAATTCCTTAACAACGACACTGACCACCGAAGAAATAGATCTAGATCCAGAACTAGAAGAAGCAGGTCTCGTTCAAAGCACACATCTTATTCAAGGAGTAGGTCCAGGTCCAATTCGAGACACAGAAGATCCAGATCCAGAAGAAGGTCTTCTAGATCAAGAAGTACTAGTAGGACACACTCGAGACACAGATCAAGGTCAAGAAGATCTCGTTCTCGCTCCAGAAGATCGAGATCTCGAAGATCGAAGAGGAGCGCATCGAAAGATAGATCTAGGAGTAGAAATAGGTCGAGGTCCAGAAGAACTTCGGAAGGAAGAAGGGATAGTCGCAAATCTAGATCTTTAAGTAAAGATAGCTCAAAATTTATTTCGCCGAATAGGATGAGGAAAGACAGGTCCAAGTCATGGTCTTTGCCAAGAGaagaagaaaaacgaaaaaggGACTCTTGGTCTAGATCGCCTGAAAAAAGAACTTGAGATTATGTATATATCTATACATATATTGCTTCTTCCGTATCTCAAATATTGCAGTGCAGATTATAAGTCAATTTTATAGAATGAAACATATTATTTAAAGTTATGTAAGATATTATaataaagtaataatatacgttcaaatattcaatctttttttttggaaagtaaAACATTTGCAGATTAGGAAAAGATATGATGAAGGATATTACCACATTTTTGtgtcctttttttttcagtattcaaAATTTACAATGTTGAAACAAACgaacaaatattttcatttcgtcAAAAAAGACAATAGATAAGaccttgaataaattttgagagaaaatttTTTAAGCAGGATAGAAGAAGCATTTGAGGACACAGTATACAAATTTGCAATcagtaaatttcaaatttcgagttcttTGGGATAATTTTCAAGTGGTTTTGATTGGAGATAATTTGTACAGATGAACCTTAATCCTTATGATTTAGAGAAACTGGTGATACTTGTCGGGTTTTTTGAAGATAATCTAAAATTTAAATCAGTAAGGATATTGTCTAAAAGGATAATTATTCACGCGGCCAAACGCATTGAATCCTATAATGAGTATATCATTACCCAAACCTTGCTTCAATACTAACCTGCAATAAGTTTCTTCCCAACACAGCTCAAAATTGggatattccctttttttcaaataaattttactTCCAATACGTAGAAACGCTTTCCAGCTAAGAATCGAAGCCTAATTCGGCATCTACGATCCGAAAACCTCTCAAATAAAGCATAATATATGTTCAACGCCCAAAAAAAAACTGGTGACACTCGAATTATGccagtttttcgaaaaatatctatAATTTGAATCAGAGGGGAACTTCGCTATAAGCCATCTATCCGCATTTTACTAAACTAATTATTTCCTGGAACCAAAACATATATAGAATCCTGTGATATGTAACTTTCAATCCTTACCGGGTTCGAGCTAGATGGCACCCTTAATTTTTACACTCTGAAAAATTCCAAATGTATGATTAGGAAAATTTCACTAAGAGAGTTTATGTCCagatctgcttcaaaatttgatatgagAGCAAATCTCGATATTTAACACCGATTTGCAATCAGGTAATTCCTGAGAGAAATGTGAACCGAGATATCAAGCgttttttgggattttttgAGGAAATTAATGGCCTCCGAGGGGTTTTACAATATCAggtttatcaaaaaaaattttcgattctgaatacTAACCTACCATTGTTTTCTTCCTAACTCTTCTCAAAGCTGATATATTgcgaattttgtaaaaaaaattgcgCATTAAacgtatataaaaatttttctgatcggaACCGATGCCTTATTCGGATTCCACATCCTCGAAACCCTTTAAATACAccataaaaacttcaaattctaTCGGACCATTTTTTCgggaaaaaccaagactataaccttggatattttttcgacaaaaacaGTTTTGGTTTCGGAccgacttcaaaatttgatgtcATGGAGAATTTTCTATGCTGAATCCTtatttgcaatcagttcttCCCTAAAAGATTCCAAAACcgagatatttcgaattttgtgggaTTAATTTTGGTTCGAAAATGTTGTCGGAtcatcttcaaaatttgatatcttaGAGAATTTCTCACGATGAATACTAACCTGCAATCAGTTTCTTCCCAACACAGCTCAAAACTGagatattttctatttttcaggTAAATTTAACTTCCAATATGTAGAAACGCTTTCCTGCTAAGAATTAAAGCCTAATTCGGCATCTACGATCTggaaacccctcaaataaagcaTAATATATGATCAacgcttaaaaaaaaaactggtgaCACTCGAATTATGCCAGTTTTccgaataaatttaaaatttgaattagaGGGAAAATTTTACTAAGAGAGTTTATGGCCAGATctgattcaaaatttgatataatgaGCAAATCTCGATAATTAATACCAATTTGTAATTCCTAAGAGAACTGTGAACCGAGATATCAAgtgttttttgagaaaaaatatgcgttatttgaggggttttcaGATCGTAGATGCCGAATTAGGCTTCTAATATGCAGAAACGCTATCTTGCTAAGAATCGACTCGCAATCAGATAACTTCTACTGAACCGAGATATATCTAacattttttggattttttgaaaaaaaaattgctacaGAGGACGTTCAGAATATGATATCATGGAGAAATATCGATTCTGAATACTAAGCTACACTCGGTTTCTTCCTATCACACTAAAAAGCTGAGATATTGCTTATTTGGTGAAAATAAGTTttgcttttaaatttttttgaacgGAATCGATGCCTAATTCGGAATCTAAATTACTGCAATACTGCGCTGGAGGTAGGGAAAAATTAAAGACTTCAACTGAGCAGTATAGTTTTTTATTAACAAATACATTTGTTTCAACAATTCTTAAATATTTTCTCTGATTAACTAGCtgctaaaaaaaaacatttgaaaatataaaataatcaaatctACCAATTTGAATTGAACTTATATAGGCACTCCTCTCACAAATAATTACAAGTCAACCTCACACTTGCTCATAAAATCACAAAAACGatccatatgaaaaaatattttcaactattTAATTTAAGGGCaccaaatatttaaaatatatatagtttatttttatatattttcctacacaaattaaataaaataatttaaagaCAATAAAGatataattattttctgattATCTCAGAAATATTGATTGTACTGTACAATAATCATCTATTTCTAAAACTAAGTATTTACAAGTCAattgataattaaatttataaaatatgaatttacaatttttaatatgTACATAGGAAGGCAAGTAGTTATCTTTTATATAATCTATTCTTGAACGCTGATATTGATTTGGCCATCAGTGGTGCCATCTTCTTAACCACTTTAACTTGACTAGGACCtgcaaaaagtaaaaaaaattcatggattATTTGAATTAAGTAAAATAGGCTATTTTGACAGATTTTTTAAAGCATCGATTTTGTGACAACTTATACAATTAATAGAATATTttgcataaatatcatttagtgatatttgcattgaaaaa
It includes:
- the LOC123671590 gene encoding A-kinase anchor protein 17A-like isoform X2, producing MNVSLQLPNVVKNGKSISHLEIMDKLRDLLKPQEFSELKVSKSTLEFVRFEAEVDTKKKLEAAVLKLNNKTIKLKNFSELMRVKAAIAKSDFPSRQAWDSFFNEAKDMDEFKPGQRPDTVHISNLPTKWFVPYHLLDEEDLLPSEKLFYKIFEKFGPIRCIDIPLCDPYRNKMKDHISGIKNSSWDDKCFFEGYVQYKDYMGFSKCMDYLRDMKLIHKEEEEVFTVNIKVDFDRSKHLSEASIRRREIVRDRLVKKQREKEEREMNEVEEKKRKEEEEKKRELTAKQQKEQRRRLREEKRKAAILEKLKIKSADEINAKIAKEEKKLLKAQRKLESIRLLEELFRRIKEKREIEEVNSYNVERSKNADSELRKYKFTSEKELLDQKQKLHNVLQGRVMLKTVLKGGKHDLTSSSDEDIPPNNSGNPDELYPVRGLDSGDIYPEQLLYGYPYHLPGVYPQSMRGHPAFNLLPTRGRRGYFRGSQYASASRGGYFNRRSRGYKSQYRGGYHGGRNQYPPELEEEYIKYFSKFLNNDTDHRRNRSRSRTRRSRSRSKHTSYSRSRSRSNSRHRRSRSRRRSSRSRSTSRTHSRHRSRSRRSRSRSRRSRSRRSKRSASKDRSRSRNRSRSRRTSEGRRDSRKSRSLSKDSSKFISPNRMRKDRSKSWSLPREEEKRKRDSWSRSPEKRT
- the LOC123671590 gene encoding A-kinase anchor protein 17A-like isoform X1, which gives rise to MNAFQTCKDTSDILPLYIPQQLFLKPTARMNVSLQLPNVVKNGKSISHLEIMDKLRDLLKPQEFSELKVSKSTLEFVRFEAEVDTKKKLEAAVLKLNNKTIKLKNFSELMRVKAAIAKSDFPSRQAWDSFFNEAKDMDEFKPGQRPDTVHISNLPTKWFVPYHLLDEEDLLPSEKLFYKIFEKFGPIRCIDIPLCDPYRNKMKDHISGIKNSSWDDKCFFEGYVQYKDYMGFSKCMDYLRDMKLIHKEEEEVFTVNIKVDFDRSKHLSEASIRRREIVRDRLVKKQREKEEREMNEVEEKKRKEEEEKKRELTAKQQKEQRRRLREEKRKAAILEKLKIKSADEINAKIAKEEKKLLKAQRKLESIRLLEELFRRIKEKREIEEVNSYNVERSKNADSELRKYKFTSEKELLDQKQKLHNVLQGRVMLKTVLKGGKHDLTSSSDEDIPPNNSGNPDELYPVRGLDSGDIYPEQLLYGYPYHLPGVYPQSMRGHPAFNLLPTRGRRGYFRGSQYASASRGGYFNRRSRGYKSQYRGGYHGGRNQYPPELEEEYIKYFSKFLNNDTDHRRNRSRSRTRRSRSRSKHTSYSRSRSRSNSRHRRSRSRRRSSRSRSTSRTHSRHRSRSRRSRSRSRRSRSRRSKRSASKDRSRSRNRSRSRRTSEGRRDSRKSRSLSKDSSKFISPNRMRKDRSKSWSLPREEEKRKRDSWSRSPEKRT